From the Streptomyces sp. KMM 9044 genome, one window contains:
- a CDS encoding GNAT family N-acetyltransferase has protein sequence MTGVLTVDHPVKPPAPTRYTVTLARDEDDVRAAQRLRHDVFAVELGALLTTPQPGLDIDPFDAHCDHLLVREEVSGQVVGTYRLLPPERAAVAGRLYAETEFHIAALDPIRPGLVEVGRSCVHPDHRDGAVIGLIWAGIARYMTDRGHEWLAGCCSIPLTDGGALAAATWDRVQGKHLAPEEYRVRPLHPWRPTAAAPAARTELPALLRGYLRLGAWVCGEPAHDTDFGVADLYVLLPMSRVDQRYLRHFLSLVPAK, from the coding sequence ATGACCGGCGTCCTGACCGTAGACCACCCCGTGAAGCCCCCGGCACCCACCCGCTACACCGTCACCCTCGCCCGCGACGAGGACGACGTGCGTGCCGCCCAGCGGCTGCGGCACGACGTCTTCGCCGTCGAGCTGGGCGCCCTGCTGACCACTCCCCAGCCGGGCCTGGACATCGACCCCTTCGACGCCCACTGCGACCACCTCCTGGTGCGCGAGGAGGTGAGCGGCCAGGTGGTCGGCACCTACCGGCTGCTGCCGCCCGAGCGGGCCGCGGTCGCCGGCCGCCTGTACGCGGAGACCGAGTTCCACATCGCCGCCCTCGACCCGATCCGGCCGGGCCTCGTCGAGGTCGGCCGCTCCTGCGTGCACCCCGACCACCGCGACGGTGCGGTCATCGGCCTCATCTGGGCCGGCATCGCCCGCTACATGACCGACCGGGGCCACGAGTGGCTCGCGGGCTGCTGCTCCATCCCCCTCACCGACGGTGGCGCGCTCGCCGCCGCCACCTGGGACCGTGTCCAGGGCAAGCACCTCGCCCCCGAGGAGTACCGAGTGCGTCCGCTGCACCCGTGGCGGCCGACGGCCGCGGCGCCCGCGGCCCGCACCGAGTTGCCCGCCCTGCTGCGCGGCTACCTCCGGCTCGGCGCCTGGGTCTGCGGCGAGCCCGCGCACGACACGGACTTCGGCGTCGCCGACCTGTACGTGCTGCTGCCGATGAGCCGGGTCGACCAGCGCTATCTGCGGCACTTCCTCTCCCTCGTACCGGCGAAATGA
- a CDS encoding lysophospholipid acyltransferase family protein: MSVWLPGAPCTPHGCVEPTGATRAVPGAVLRLAAVLALVLTGVLLLPVGQLIPAGLVGRWCRWIVRAAGVRVRVTGGAAPAGGLLLVANHISWLDIPLLGVVRPARMLAKAEIRQWPLAGALVERSGVLFIDRDRLRALPGTVARIAGALGEGSAVAVFPEGSTWCGRGQGSFRRAAFQAALDAGVPVQPVRIHYRDAYGAPATAPAFVGADTLVVSLWRVVSARGLVAEVGIRAAIPPGSHPDRRTLAAAAQPYDGSVRDHRAGPRAVRVAGQRIGHQVRTPGRVPGRGPGRNPGENRRSRSPEVSATKN; encoded by the coding sequence ATGAGCGTCTGGCTGCCGGGCGCTCCCTGCACCCCGCACGGCTGCGTGGAGCCGACGGGGGCCACGAGGGCCGTACCGGGGGCGGTGCTGAGACTGGCCGCGGTCCTCGCCCTGGTCCTCACCGGGGTCCTGCTGCTGCCCGTCGGGCAACTGATTCCGGCGGGTCTTGTCGGCCGGTGGTGCCGGTGGATCGTGCGGGCCGCCGGGGTCCGGGTCCGTGTCACCGGCGGCGCCGCACCCGCCGGCGGGCTGCTGCTCGTCGCCAACCACATCTCCTGGCTGGACATCCCGCTGCTGGGCGTGGTCCGTCCGGCCCGCATGCTGGCGAAGGCCGAGATACGGCAGTGGCCGCTGGCGGGGGCGCTGGTCGAGCGCAGCGGCGTCCTGTTCATCGACCGTGACCGGCTGCGCGCCCTGCCGGGCACGGTCGCCCGGATCGCCGGGGCGCTCGGCGAGGGTTCGGCCGTCGCGGTCTTCCCCGAGGGCAGCACCTGGTGCGGCCGCGGCCAGGGCTCCTTCCGCCGGGCCGCCTTCCAGGCGGCACTCGACGCCGGGGTCCCGGTCCAGCCGGTCCGCATCCACTACCGCGACGCGTACGGAGCACCTGCCACCGCCCCGGCCTTCGTGGGGGCCGACACCCTGGTGGTGTCCCTGTGGCGGGTGGTCTCGGCCCGGGGTCTGGTCGCCGAGGTCGGGATACGGGCCGCCATCCCGCCGGGCAGCCACCCGGACCGCCGGACTCTGGCCGCCGCCGCGCAGCCGTACGACGGTTCGGTACGGGACCATCGGGCCGGTCCGCGAGCCGTGCGGGTGGCAGGGCAGCGGATCGGACACCAAGTTCGGACACCAGGACGGGTGCCGGGTCGGGGACCCGGCCGGAACCCCGGCGAGAACCGTCGGTCGCGGTCACCGGAAGTGAGCGCTACCAAAAATTAA